A DNA window from Brassica napus cultivar Da-Ae chromosome C1, Da-Ae, whole genome shotgun sequence contains the following coding sequences:
- the LOC106376889 gene encoding ribosome production factor 2 homolog → MMEIRTPKTHKAKRVLEKRAPKLVENGKRTLILHGTKTSATLSSVLMELYRLKKGGAIKYSRRNENIRPFESGGETSLEFFSQKTDCSIFAYGSHTKKRPDNLVLGRMYDHHVYDLIEVGIENFKSLLSFSYDKKIAPHEGSKPFICFTGEGFENVPELKQLKEVLTDLFRGEVVDNLNLTGLDRAYICSAVSPTKVFLTHCAIKLKKSGTIVPRIELVEVGPSMDLVIRRNRLPNEGLRKEAMKSSKDKPKKKVKNVDQDDVLGKRGRIFIPEQEVGKTPLPDKSKGVKRERREGKLKKKNKEEGSASKKHKKSE, encoded by the exons ATGATGGAAATACGAACTCCGAAGACCCACAAAGCCAAACGTGTACTCGAAAAGCGAGCTCCGAAGCTG GTAGAAAATGGGAAGAGGACACTGATACTTCATGGGACGAAGACGAGCGCTACACTTAGCTCTGTGCTGATGGAGCTGTACCGTTTGAAGAAGGGAGGTGCCATCAAGTACTCGAGGAGGAATGAGAACATTAGACCCTTTGAGAGTGGTGGTGAAACCTCTTTGGAGTTCTTCTCTCAAAAAACTGATTGTAGTATTTTCGCG TATGGCTCTCACACAAAGAAACGACCTGACAATCTTGTGCTCGGAAGAATGTACGATCACCATGTCTATGATCTTATAGAAGTTGGGATTGAGAACTTTAAATCTCTGCTATCGTTTTCCTACGACAAGAAGATAGCACCTCATGAAGGATCAAAGCCTTTCATTTGCTTTACCGGAGAAGGTTTTGAGAATGTACCAGAGCTGAAGCAGCTTAAAGAAGTCCTCACTGATCTCTTCCGTGGCGAG GTCGTTGATAATCTAAACCTTACTGGATTAGACCGTGCTTACATATGCTCAGCGGTATCACCAACTAAGGTTTTCCTTACTCACTGCGCGATTAAGCTAAAAAAGTCAGGGACCATCGTGCCTAGAATAGAGCTTGTTGAAGTAGGTCCTTCCATGGACCTGGTTATCCGTCGTAATCGTCTTCCCAACGAAGGCCTAAGGAAAGAAGCTATGAAATCATCTAAAGATAAGCCCAAGAAGAAG GTGAAGAATGTGGATCAAGATGATGTACTAGGGAAGAGAGGGAGGATTTTTATTCCTGAGCAAGAG GTTGGAAAAACTCCATTGCCGGATAAATCGAAGGGAGTGAAGAGAGAGCGAAGAGAGGgtaagctgaagaagaagaataaggaaGAAGGGTCTGCTTCCAAAAAGCATAAAAAGTCCGAGTAA
- the LOC106374848 gene encoding short-chain dehydrogenase reductase ATA1 has protein sequence MANSNKRLNKKVAIITGGARGIGAATARLFTENGAYVIVADILDEEGVRMAESIGGCYVHCDVSKEADVEAAVELAMRRKGRLDVMFNNAGMAVNEGSIMEMDIKMVNKVVSVNVNGVLLGIKHAAKAMIKGGGGSIICTSSSSGVMGGLGGHAYTLSKGAINGLVKTTACELGSHGIRVNSISPHGVPTEILVNAYRTYLHNDRIDAAEVTKTVAEKGSLLTGRAGTVEDVAQAALFLASEESSRFITGHNLVIDGGYTSGTTTMRYIYD, from the exons ATGGCGAACTCAAACAAAAGACTAAATAAGAAGGTAGCCATAATAACCGGAGGAGCAAGAGGGATCGGAGCTGCCACGGCGAGGCTGTTTACAGAGAATGGTGCATATGTCATTGTCGCGGATATACTGGATGAAGAAGGCGTCCGTATGGCCGAATCCATTGGTGGGTGCTACGTGCATTGCGATGTATCAAAGGAGGCTGATGTGGAGGCGGCAGTGGAGCTGGCCATGAGACGTAAAGGGAGGCTGGACGTAATGTTCAATAATGCGGGAATGGCTGTGAACGAAGGTAGCATCATGGAGATGGACATTAAGATGGTAAACAAAGTTGTTTCAGTCAATGTGAATGGTGTCTTGCTTGGCATCAAACATGCAGCTAAGGCGATGATCAAAG GAGGAGGAGGGTCGATCATATGCACATCAAGTTCATCAGGAGTAATGGGAGGACTTGGAGGTCACGCGTATACGCTTTCAAAAGGAGCCATTAACGGGCTCGTGAAGACAACGGCATGTGAACTTGGCTCTCACGGTATCCGTGTGAACAGCATCTCTCCGCATGGAGTTCCTACTGAGATCTTGGTCAACGCGTATCGTACGTATCTTCACAATGACAGAATCGATGCGGCTGAAGTCACAAAGACTGTGGCTGAGAAAGGAAGTTTACTGACCGGAAGAGCTGGTACTGTGGAGGATGTGGCTCAAGCAGCTTTGTTTCTTGCAAGTGAAGAATCGTCAAGATTCATTACCGGACATAACCTGGTTATTGATGGTGGGTACACATCTGGCACTACTACCATGAGATACATCTACGACTAA
- the LOC106376888 gene encoding dual specificity protein phosphatase 1 isoform X3 has protein sequence MQLQTSPLVISQSPFFSDLFSSPLWLIHPPLLSTMSSRDKGSSSSPAMDKETYVKNRIQELVRLIKVARVYRQDNVPSLIQEGLYLGSFAAASNKNVLKSCNVTHILTVASSLRPAHPGDFVYKVVPVVDKEDTNLEIYFDECIDFIDEAKKQGGSVLVHCFVGKSRSVTVIVAYLMKKHGMTLTQALQHVQSIRPVANPNTGFIRQLQDLEKSLQDL, from the exons ATGCAGTTGCAAACTTCCCCATTAGTAATCTCTCAGTCACCATTTTTCTCAGATTTGTTTTCTTCTCCTCTTTGGCTAATCCACCCCCCCCTTCTTTCTACAAT GAGTTCTAGGGACAAAGGATCATCATCCTCGCCAGCAATGGATAAGGAAACCTATGTGAAGAATCGGATACAAGAGCTTGTTCGTCTTATCAAAGTTGCTCGTGTCTATAGACAAGACAATGTCCCTTCCCTAATCCAAGAG GGTCTCTATCTCGGATCCTTTGCAGCAGCTTCCAACAAGAACGTATTGAAGTCTTGCAACGTTACACATATCTTAACCGTAGCTAGCTCCTTGAGACCTGCCCACCCTGGCGATTTTGTCTACAAGGTTGTTCCAG TTGTGGATAAGGAAGACACAAATTTGGAAATATACTTCGATGAGTGTATTGATTTCATTGATGAAGCCAAAAAGCAAGGTGGTAGCGTTCTTGTCCATTGCTTCGTTGGAAAGTCACGCAG TGTCACTGTAATTGTTGCTTACCTCATGAAGAAACACGGAATGACTTTAACCCAAGCATTGCAGCATGTTCAGAGCATTAGACCCGTGGCAAATCCTAACACCGGTTTCATCAGGCAATTGCAGGACCTTGAAAAGTCTTTACAAG ACCTCTAA
- the LOC106376888 gene encoding dual specificity protein phosphatase 1 isoform X2: protein MQLQTSPLVISQSPFFSDLFSSPLWLIHPPLLSTMSSRDKGSSSSPAMDKETYVKNRIQELVRLIKVARVYRQDNVPSLIQEGLYLGSFAAASNKNVLKSCNVTHILTVASSLRPAHPGDFVYKVVPVVDKEDTNLEIYFDECIDFIDEAKKQGGSVLVHCFVGKSRSVTVIVAYLMKKHGMTLTQALQHVQSIRPVANPNTGFIRQLQDLEKSLQGKQEPLAHCQV, encoded by the exons ATGCAGTTGCAAACTTCCCCATTAGTAATCTCTCAGTCACCATTTTTCTCAGATTTGTTTTCTTCTCCTCTTTGGCTAATCCACCCCCCCCTTCTTTCTACAAT GAGTTCTAGGGACAAAGGATCATCATCCTCGCCAGCAATGGATAAGGAAACCTATGTGAAGAATCGGATACAAGAGCTTGTTCGTCTTATCAAAGTTGCTCGTGTCTATAGACAAGACAATGTCCCTTCCCTAATCCAAGAG GGTCTCTATCTCGGATCCTTTGCAGCAGCTTCCAACAAGAACGTATTGAAGTCTTGCAACGTTACACATATCTTAACCGTAGCTAGCTCCTTGAGACCTGCCCACCCTGGCGATTTTGTCTACAAGGTTGTTCCAG TTGTGGATAAGGAAGACACAAATTTGGAAATATACTTCGATGAGTGTATTGATTTCATTGATGAAGCCAAAAAGCAAGGTGGTAGCGTTCTTGTCCATTGCTTCGTTGGAAAGTCACGCAG TGTCACTGTAATTGTTGCTTACCTCATGAAGAAACACGGAATGACTTTAACCCAAGCATTGCAGCATGTTCAGAGCATTAGACCCGTGGCAAATCCTAACACCGGTTTCATCAGGCAATTGCAGGACCTTGAAAAGTCTTTACAAG GGAAGCAAGAACCACTTGCCCACTGTCAAGTTTGA
- the LOC106376888 gene encoding dual specificity protein phosphatase 1 isoform X1 — protein MQLQTSPLVISQSPFFSDLFSSPLWLIHPPLLSTMSSRDKGSSSSPAMDKETYVKNRIQELVRLIKVARVYRQDNVPSLIQEGLYLGSFAAASNKNVLKSCNVTHILTVASSLRPAHPGDFVYKVVPVVDKEDTNLEIYFDECIDFIDEAKKQGGSVLVHCFVGKSRSVTVIVAYLMKKHGMTLTQALQHVQSIRPVANPNTGFIRQLQDLEKSLQVNEYHNSWDGKQSVVEEQDWFMLINSYLHLPLSL, from the exons ATGCAGTTGCAAACTTCCCCATTAGTAATCTCTCAGTCACCATTTTTCTCAGATTTGTTTTCTTCTCCTCTTTGGCTAATCCACCCCCCCCTTCTTTCTACAAT GAGTTCTAGGGACAAAGGATCATCATCCTCGCCAGCAATGGATAAGGAAACCTATGTGAAGAATCGGATACAAGAGCTTGTTCGTCTTATCAAAGTTGCTCGTGTCTATAGACAAGACAATGTCCCTTCCCTAATCCAAGAG GGTCTCTATCTCGGATCCTTTGCAGCAGCTTCCAACAAGAACGTATTGAAGTCTTGCAACGTTACACATATCTTAACCGTAGCTAGCTCCTTGAGACCTGCCCACCCTGGCGATTTTGTCTACAAGGTTGTTCCAG TTGTGGATAAGGAAGACACAAATTTGGAAATATACTTCGATGAGTGTATTGATTTCATTGATGAAGCCAAAAAGCAAGGTGGTAGCGTTCTTGTCCATTGCTTCGTTGGAAAGTCACGCAG TGTCACTGTAATTGTTGCTTACCTCATGAAGAAACACGGAATGACTTTAACCCAAGCATTGCAGCATGTTCAGAGCATTAGACCCGTGGCAAATCCTAACACCGGTTTCATCAGGCAATTGCAGGACCTTGAAAAGTCTTTACAAG TAAATGAATACCATAACTCGTGGGACGGAAAGCAAAGTGTTGTGGAGGAACAAGACTGGTTCATGTTAATTAACTCTTACTTGcaccttcctctctctctctaa